One stretch of Oncorhynchus clarkii lewisi isolate Uvic-CL-2024 chromosome 1, UVic_Ocla_1.0, whole genome shotgun sequence DNA includes these proteins:
- the LOC139405707 gene encoding transmembrane protein 253 produces the protein MTQNMFQEGLYHVFFKDRTSSHPLTVTTNQEEFKDVRIGRWFGTVVNTRLLVTGVLQVFGALASILTTVTYACVSFNCSVSLTTPVWSGLFYLATGGLAMEVQRKPNKLNVTTLIGLNIFSLLLGCCALLAYSLITSQAKALYTDQQRAGVYIAKGSSIMFTVQCLLASVYTLFLSWRGLRRYSGPHTQTYNRLAQGPDEDTNEPLMETGEFSL, from the exons ATGACTCAGAACATGTTCCAAGAGGGGCTGTACCATGTTTTTTTTAAGGACCGCACCTCGAGCCACCCACTCACTGTAACCACCAATCAGGAAGAATTTAAAGATGTGCGGATTGGACGCTGGTTTGGGACAGTCGTTAACACCCGCCTCCTTGTCACTGGG GTTTTGCAGGTCTTCGGTGCCCTGGCCTCCATTCTAACCACAGTAACCTACGCCTGCGTGAGCTTCAACTGTTCCGTCTCCTTGACTACACCAGTCTGGTCCGGCCTGTTT TATCTGGCCACTGGAGGGCTGGCAATGGAAGTTCAGAGGAAACCCAACAAACTCAAT GTGACCACACTGATAGGCCTGAACATATTCAGCCTACTGCTGGGGTGCTGTGCTCTGCTGGCCTACAGCCTCATCACTTCACAGGCTAAAGCACTCTACACAGACCAACAG cGTGCGGGTGTGTACATAGCGAAGGGCAGCTCTATCATGTTCACAGTACAGTGTCTGCTGGCCTCTGTCTACACTCTCTTCCTGTCCTGGAGAGGTCTACGACGGTATAGCGGCCCCCACACTCAGACCTACAATCGTCTAGCACAG GGCCCAGATGAGGACACTAATGAGCCCCTAATGGAAACAGGAGAATTCAGCCTTTAA
- the LOC139405683 gene encoding protein TsetseEP-like produces the protein MGNKISRRRDTAPAEQKAAEEAIDTQEAVVEAVADAPVVVTEVTEPVVESVPAPVQEAEPEPPKQPETEPSLEELVSVPLVAPAPPEPEPLVSVSKPVPVVPEPKPVVPEPKPVVPEPKPVVPVPKPVVPEPKPVVPEPKPVVIEQEAVPEPNLSQEFLLQPVIPEPFPSPAPLLDLGVPELTPEPLDAPPSHRSAPDQPTDLGGAECYDDKVKAAWNSVSVPEKSKETLEKPATMAEKLLCDVMGSELSKADSSTT, from the coding sequence ATGGGAAACAAGATCAGCAGAAGACGGGACACTGCACCAGCCGAGCAGAAGGCTGCAGAGGAGGCAATCGACACGCAGGAAGCTGTGGTGGAGGCAGTAGCTGATGCGCCAGTGGTGGTTACAGAGGTGACTGAACCAGTAGTAGAATCAGTGCCAGCACCGGTACAGGAGGCTGAGCCAGAGCCCCCCAAGCAGCCAGAGACGGAGCCCTCATTGGAGGAGCTGGTGAGCGTCCCGCTAGTAGCCCCAGCACCGCCTGAACCCGAGCCCCTGGTGTCAGTCAGCAAACCAGTGCCAGTCGTCCCGGAGCCAAAGCCAGTCGTCCCGGAGCCAAAGCCAGTCGTCCCGGAGCCAAAGCCAGTCGTCCCGGTGCCAAAGCCAGTCGTCCCGGAGCCAAAGCCAGTCGTCCCGGAGCCAAAGCCAGTCGTCATAGAACAGGAGGCTGTCCCAGAGCCAAACCTCTCCCAGGAGTTCCTTCTACAGCCAGTCATTCCAGAGCCCTTCCcctcccccgcccctcttctgGACCTGGGTGTCCCTGAGCTGACCCCTGAGCCCCTCGATGCTCCCCCCTCCCACAGATCTGCCCCAGACCAGCCCACAGACCTGGGGGGTGCAGAATGCTATGACGACAAAGTAAAGGCTGCCTGGAATTCTGTCTCCGTCCCAGAAAAGTCCAAAGAAACCCTGGAGAAGCCAGCAACCATGGCGGAGAAGCttctgtgtgatgtcatgggcaGCGAGCTGAGCAAAGCGGATTCTTCAACCACTTAG